One window of Entelurus aequoreus isolate RoL-2023_Sb linkage group LG06, RoL_Eaeq_v1.1, whole genome shotgun sequence genomic DNA carries:
- the LOC133652079 gene encoding caskin-2-like isoform X3, translating to MGKEQDLLQAVKSGDLQSAQKLLSKLRSSRSKLLGSTKRLNVNYQDSDGFSALHHAALTGTADLLVALLEAQASVDVKDSNGMRPLHYAAWQGKSESVLMLLRSGASVNGVSLDGHIPLHLAAQYGHYQVSEMLLQHQSNPCLVNKAKKTPLDLACEFGRVKVAQLLLSSNMVVALLEGERKEPTDSAFTTPLHLAARNGHKDIIVLLLKAGIDINTTTKSGTALHEASLYGKTEVVRLLLDAGVDVNIRNTYNQTALDIVNQFTTSHASREIKQLLRDATGVLQVRALKDFWNLHDPTALNIRAGDVITVLEQHVDGRWKGHIHDSQRGTDRVGFFPPSIVEVISRRGGSTLSRHASLPAQRQQLLSRAPPSSSFTADHSYTLSAPPTHLVLPLSNGLAAAGDRNSVGSTGSVGSTRSAGSGQSTGSNNAPNGVQHSAGHHDNSNKTAPSAGSDKRHLHSADAAQVCDPCAGGTPCRATVAVQQPAEQTFTQPFVRPQQLLDGKDAEAILEWLREFQLEQYTGNFISAGYDVPTISRMTPEDLTAIGVTKPGHRKKISMEINKLNIPDWLPEFVPSDLGEWLSAIGLPQYLKRLCENGYDSISIVKDLTWEDLQEIGITKLGHQKKLMLAVKKLCDIHRAAAQGTLRRKAPGTLQLLAIEPPDGGGECSSPRTPRMLTFQDSELSAELQSAMSSRYADCEDGPVFKNNVGLSESQDSMDIRSRGSGRSQEAPTASVTPHSWSQESLDGSPARDRNLPEGWDQRSLHKQVPLGTATVFKYPAVPAKSKLSRSHGSSPGGSPALKGFSYLHSHCGSTDLRTSTQPEDHGRALLPPKKRTHMNRLALSDGEPDEDDDEPAPPSRNVPSYATLTRKPGRSQTTRIRSGPEKSANVGRSQSFAVRARKKGPPPPPPKRLSSVSSTTSGELSDSSTTSSGGVVTDSPGSVRSIAAGLEGNPQAKNSPDSKHQPVLQETLPPEDTESPELRHRPQSERLHAHACRRVDTDRDLELGSDADREESKGWSSPHNSSSECIPFAEEGNLTIKQRPKAPGPPRADVVLEPLDQPCAKDSDVPEFNLKESDTVKRRHKPKDKDGDAPAEVQTLSQDREEDVCMRAGEGGPHKAFPVKPQLSPKPPLVAPKPARQSLLAAHNDSSAGPKSPSVNVSVVQSLAFPSPPNTPPAASPQSPALSAAKGQALGVQAVSQQRLDETSTSLEAALKAVERKLILDESDGGNTVRSAGTILDDIGNMFDDLADQLDAMLD from the exons CTTCTCTGCGCTGCACCACGCCGCTCTTACGGGGACCGCCGATCTGCTGGTGGCGCTGCTGGAAGCTCAGGCATCTGTGGACGTCAAAGACAGCAACG GAATGCGTCCTCTCCATTACGCAGCATGGCAGGGCAAATCTGAGTCGGTCCTGATGCTGCTGCGTTCAGGGGCGTCCGTCAACGGAGTCTCGCTAGACGGACACATCCCCCTGCACCTGGCCGCCCAATACGGACACTACCAAGTG TCGGAGATGCTCCTGCAACACCAGTCCAACCCATGTCTGGTCAACAAGGCTAAGAAGACCCCTTTGGACCTCGCCTGTGAGTTTGGAAGAGTCAag GTGGCCCAGCTGCTGCTGAGCAGCAACATGGTGGTGGCACTGTTGGAAGGCGAGAGGAAGGAACCCACCGACTCGGCCTTTACCACGCCGCTGCACCTCGCCGCTCGCAATGGACACAAAGACATAATTGT GCTCCTGCTGAAGGCGGGCATCGATATCAACACCACCACCAAGTCTGGCACCGCTCTGCACGAAGCTTCGCTGTACGGGAAGACCGAAGTTGTGCGGCTGCTCCTTGAC GCTGGCGTGGATGTGAACATCAGAAACACGTACAACCAGACGGCGCTGGACATCGTCAACCAGTTCACCACGTCCCACGCCAGCAGAGAAATCAAACAGCTGCTCAGAG ATGCCACAGGTGTTCTGCAGGTACGAGCTTTGAAAGACTTCTGGAACCTTCACGACCCCACCGCCCTGAACATCCGGGCCGGGGACGTGATCACG GTGTTGGAGCAGCACGTGGACGGGCGCTGGAAAGGTCACATCCACGACAGCCAGAGGGGGACGGACCGAGTAGGCTTCTTCCCGCCCTCCATTGTGGAGGTCATTAGCCGGCGAGGCG GGAGCACCCTGTCCCGGCACGCTTCACTACCCGCTCAGCGCCAGCAGCTGCTGTCCAGAGCCCCCCCGTCCAGCAGCTTCACGGCTGACCACTCCTACACGCTCTCCGCACCCCCCACCCACCTGGTTCTTCCGCTCAGCAACGGCTTGGCCGCAG CAGGAGACAGGAACAGCGTGGGAAGCACCGGGAGCGTGGGCAGCACTCGCAGCGCGGGAAGCGGGCAGAGCACGGGCAGCAACAACGCTCCCAACGGCGTCCAGCACTCTGCTGGTCACCATGACAACAGCAACAAG acagcgccctctgctggctcaGACAAGCGGCACCTTCATTCTGCAG ATGCCGCTCAGGTGTGTGACCCATGTGCAGGTGGCACCCCCTGCAGGGCCACAGTGGCGGTGCAACAACCTGCTGAGCAGACCTTCACCCAGCCGTTTGTTCGCCCTCAGCAGCTGCTGGATGGAAAG GATGCCGAGGCCATCTTGGAGTGGCTCAGGGAGTTCCAGTTGGAGCAGTACACGGGGAACTTCATCAGTGCCGGCTACGACGTGCCCACCATCAGCAGGATGACGCCCGAG GACCTGACCGCCATTGGTGTCACCAAACCTGGACATCGCAAGAAGATCTCCATGGAGATCAACAAGCTCaacattccagactggctgccaGAGTTTGTGCCA TCAGACCTTGGCGAGTGGCTGAGTGCCATCGGCCTCCCTCAGTACCTGAAAAGACTTTGTGAAAACGGCTACGACAGCATCAGCATCGTCAAAGACCTGACGTGGGAAGACCTACAGGAGATCGGCATCACCAAGCTGG GTCACCAGAAGAAGCTGATGCTGGCGGTGAAGAAGCTGTGTGACATCCACAGGGCGGCCGCCCAAGGCACGTTGCGACGTAAAGCCCCCGGAACGCTACAGCTGCTCGCCATCGAGCCACCGGATGGCGGCGGGGAATGCTCGTCCCCGCGCACCCCCAGGATGTTGACCTTCCAGGACAGCGAGCTGAGTGCAGAGCTGCAGTCGGCCATGTCGAGCCGCTACGCCGACTGCGAAGACGGCCCGGTCTTCAAGAACAATGTGGGCTTGTCCGAGAGCCAGGACAGCATGGACATCAGATCCAGAGGCTCTGGACGCTCCCAGGAAGCACCCACCGCCTCCGTCACCCCCCACAGCTGGTCCCAGGAGAGCCTGGACGGCAGCCCCGCCAGGGACAGGAACCTCCCTGAGGGCTGGGACCAGAGGTCCCTCCACAAGCAGGTTCCTCTGGGAACGGCCACCGTGTTCAAGTACCCCGCCGTCCCCGCCAAATCCAAACTTTCCCGCTCCCACGGCTCGTCCCCTGGCGGATCGCCAGCATTGAAGGGTTTCAGCTACCTGCACTCGCACTGTGGATCCACAGACCTCCGCACGTCGACCCAACCCGAGGACCACGGTCGGGCTCTGCTGCCTCCCAAGAAACGGACCCACATGAACCGTCTCGCCCTTTCTGATGGAGAACCTGACGAGGACGACGATGAGCCGGCTCCTCCATCGAGGAACGTTCCTTCCTACGCAACCTTGACCCGCAAGCCCGGACGCAGTCAGACCACCCGAATACGGTCCGGTCCAGAGAAGAGCGCCAACGTGGGCCGCAGTCAGTCCTTTGCCGTCCGAGCCCGGAAAAAAGgtcctcctcctccacctccaaAGAGACTAAGCTCCGTGAGCAGCACCACCAGCGGCGAGCTGAGTGACAGCAGCACGACGTCGTCCGGTGGCGTCGTTACCGACAGTCCCGGAAGCGTGAGGAGCATCGCCGCCGGTCTGGAAGGAAATCCTCAGGCCAAGAACTCTCCGGATTCCAAACACCAGCCCGTTCTGCAGGAGACGCTTCCCCCCGAGGACACGGAGAGCCCGGAGTTGAGGCACAGGCCGCAAAGCGAGCGCCTTCACGCACACGCCTGTCGCCGCGTTGACACAGACCGAGACCTAGAGCTCGGGTCGGATGCGGACCGCGAAGAATCCAAAGGTTGGTCGTCTCCTCACAATAGTTCCAGCGAGTGCATTCCCTTCGCCGAGGAAGGCAATCTGACCATCAAGCAGAGGCCCAAAGCTCCGGGACCCCCCAGAGCCGACGTCGTCCTAGAACCTCTGGACCAACCCTGCGCCAAGGACTCGGACGTCCCCGAGTTCAACCTCAAGGAGTCGGACACGGTCAAGCGTCGACACAAACCCAAAGACAAGGACGGAGACGCGCCGGCCGAGGTCCAGACTTTGTCCCAGGACCGGGAGGAGGACGTCTGCATGAGGGCGGGCGAGGGCGGTCCCCACAAAGCATTCCCCGTCAAACCTCAGCTGTCCCCAAAACCGCCGCTCGTCGCCCCAAAACCTGCACGCCAAAGTTTGCTGGCAGCACACAACGATTCAT CAGCTGGACCAAAGTCTCCAAGCGTGAACGTCAGCGTGGTCCAAAGTCTGGCCTTCCCCTCGCCGCCCAACACGCCCCCGGCGGCGAGCCCTCAAAGCCCCGCCCTGTCCGCCGCCAAGGGTCAGGCCCTGGGGGTTCAGGCTGTGAGCCAGCAGAGACTAGATGAGACCAGTACGTCTCTGGAAGCCGCCCTGAAGGCCGTGGAGAGAAAGTTGATCCTGGACGAGAGCGACGG AGGCAACACGGTGAGGTCGGCAGGAACCATCCTGGACGACATCGGGAACATGTTTGACGACCTGGCTGACCAGCTGGACGCCATGTTGGACTGA
- the LOC133652079 gene encoding caskin-2-like isoform X1: MGKEQDLLQAVKSGDLQSAQKLLSKLRSSRSKLLGSTKRLNVNYQDSDGFSALHHAALTGTADLLVALLEAQASVDVKDSNGMRPLHYAAWQGKSESVLMLLRSGASVNGVSLDGHIPLHLAAQYGHYQVSEMLLQHQSNPCLVNKAKKTPLDLACEFGRVKVAQLLLSSNMVVALLEGERKEPTDSAFTTPLHLAARNGHKDIIVLLLKAGIDINTTTKSGTALHEASLYGKTEVVRLLLDAGVDVNIRNTYNQTALDIVNQFTTSHASREIKQLLRDATGVLQVRALKDFWNLHDPTALNIRAGDVITVLEQHVDGRWKGHIHDSQRGTDRVGFFPPSIVEVISRRGGSTLSRHASLPAQRQQLLSRAPPSSSFTADHSYTLSAPPTHLVLPLSNGLAAGASLSHLSQTGCPFQDIWVLRDTCHAGDRNSVGSTGSVGSTRSAGSGQSTGSNNAPNGVQHSAGHHDNSNKTAPSAGSDKRHLHSADAAQVCDPCAGGTPCRATVAVQQPAEQTFTQPFVRPQQLLDGKDAEAILEWLREFQLEQYTGNFISAGYDVPTISRMTPEDLTAIGVTKPGHRKKISMEINKLNIPDWLPEFVPSDLGEWLSAIGLPQYLKRLCENGYDSISIVKDLTWEDLQEIGITKLGHQKKLMLAVKKLCDIHRAAAQGTLRRKAPGTLQLLAIEPPDGGGECSSPRTPRMLTFQDSELSAELQSAMSSRYADCEDGPVFKNNVGLSESQDSMDIRSRGSGRSQEAPTASVTPHSWSQESLDGSPARDRNLPEGWDQRSLHKQVPLGTATVFKYPAVPAKSKLSRSHGSSPGGSPALKGFSYLHSHCGSTDLRTSTQPEDHGRALLPPKKRTHMNRLALSDGEPDEDDDEPAPPSRNVPSYATLTRKPGRSQTTRIRSGPEKSANVGRSQSFAVRARKKGPPPPPPKRLSSVSSTTSGELSDSSTTSSGGVVTDSPGSVRSIAAGLEGNPQAKNSPDSKHQPVLQETLPPEDTESPELRHRPQSERLHAHACRRVDTDRDLELGSDADREESKGWSSPHNSSSECIPFAEEGNLTIKQRPKAPGPPRADVVLEPLDQPCAKDSDVPEFNLKESDTVKRRHKPKDKDGDAPAEVQTLSQDREEDVCMRAGEGGPHKAFPVKPQLSPKPPLVAPKPARQSLLAAHNDSSAGPKSPSVNVSVVQSLAFPSPPNTPPAASPQSPALSAAKGQALGVQAVSQQRLDETSTSLEAALKAVERKLILDESDGGNTVRSAGTILDDIGNMFDDLADQLDAMLD, from the exons CTTCTCTGCGCTGCACCACGCCGCTCTTACGGGGACCGCCGATCTGCTGGTGGCGCTGCTGGAAGCTCAGGCATCTGTGGACGTCAAAGACAGCAACG GAATGCGTCCTCTCCATTACGCAGCATGGCAGGGCAAATCTGAGTCGGTCCTGATGCTGCTGCGTTCAGGGGCGTCCGTCAACGGAGTCTCGCTAGACGGACACATCCCCCTGCACCTGGCCGCCCAATACGGACACTACCAAGTG TCGGAGATGCTCCTGCAACACCAGTCCAACCCATGTCTGGTCAACAAGGCTAAGAAGACCCCTTTGGACCTCGCCTGTGAGTTTGGAAGAGTCAag GTGGCCCAGCTGCTGCTGAGCAGCAACATGGTGGTGGCACTGTTGGAAGGCGAGAGGAAGGAACCCACCGACTCGGCCTTTACCACGCCGCTGCACCTCGCCGCTCGCAATGGACACAAAGACATAATTGT GCTCCTGCTGAAGGCGGGCATCGATATCAACACCACCACCAAGTCTGGCACCGCTCTGCACGAAGCTTCGCTGTACGGGAAGACCGAAGTTGTGCGGCTGCTCCTTGAC GCTGGCGTGGATGTGAACATCAGAAACACGTACAACCAGACGGCGCTGGACATCGTCAACCAGTTCACCACGTCCCACGCCAGCAGAGAAATCAAACAGCTGCTCAGAG ATGCCACAGGTGTTCTGCAGGTACGAGCTTTGAAAGACTTCTGGAACCTTCACGACCCCACCGCCCTGAACATCCGGGCCGGGGACGTGATCACG GTGTTGGAGCAGCACGTGGACGGGCGCTGGAAAGGTCACATCCACGACAGCCAGAGGGGGACGGACCGAGTAGGCTTCTTCCCGCCCTCCATTGTGGAGGTCATTAGCCGGCGAGGCG GGAGCACCCTGTCCCGGCACGCTTCACTACCCGCTCAGCGCCAGCAGCTGCTGTCCAGAGCCCCCCCGTCCAGCAGCTTCACGGCTGACCACTCCTACACGCTCTCCGCACCCCCCACCCACCTGGTTCTTCCGCTCAGCAACGGCTTGGCCGCAG GTGCGTCTCTGAGCCACCTGTCTCAAACCGGGTGTCCCTTCCAGGACATCTGGGTCCTCAGGGACACGTGTCACG CAGGAGACAGGAACAGCGTGGGAAGCACCGGGAGCGTGGGCAGCACTCGCAGCGCGGGAAGCGGGCAGAGCACGGGCAGCAACAACGCTCCCAACGGCGTCCAGCACTCTGCTGGTCACCATGACAACAGCAACAAG acagcgccctctgctggctcaGACAAGCGGCACCTTCATTCTGCAG ATGCCGCTCAGGTGTGTGACCCATGTGCAGGTGGCACCCCCTGCAGGGCCACAGTGGCGGTGCAACAACCTGCTGAGCAGACCTTCACCCAGCCGTTTGTTCGCCCTCAGCAGCTGCTGGATGGAAAG GATGCCGAGGCCATCTTGGAGTGGCTCAGGGAGTTCCAGTTGGAGCAGTACACGGGGAACTTCATCAGTGCCGGCTACGACGTGCCCACCATCAGCAGGATGACGCCCGAG GACCTGACCGCCATTGGTGTCACCAAACCTGGACATCGCAAGAAGATCTCCATGGAGATCAACAAGCTCaacattccagactggctgccaGAGTTTGTGCCA TCAGACCTTGGCGAGTGGCTGAGTGCCATCGGCCTCCCTCAGTACCTGAAAAGACTTTGTGAAAACGGCTACGACAGCATCAGCATCGTCAAAGACCTGACGTGGGAAGACCTACAGGAGATCGGCATCACCAAGCTGG GTCACCAGAAGAAGCTGATGCTGGCGGTGAAGAAGCTGTGTGACATCCACAGGGCGGCCGCCCAAGGCACGTTGCGACGTAAAGCCCCCGGAACGCTACAGCTGCTCGCCATCGAGCCACCGGATGGCGGCGGGGAATGCTCGTCCCCGCGCACCCCCAGGATGTTGACCTTCCAGGACAGCGAGCTGAGTGCAGAGCTGCAGTCGGCCATGTCGAGCCGCTACGCCGACTGCGAAGACGGCCCGGTCTTCAAGAACAATGTGGGCTTGTCCGAGAGCCAGGACAGCATGGACATCAGATCCAGAGGCTCTGGACGCTCCCAGGAAGCACCCACCGCCTCCGTCACCCCCCACAGCTGGTCCCAGGAGAGCCTGGACGGCAGCCCCGCCAGGGACAGGAACCTCCCTGAGGGCTGGGACCAGAGGTCCCTCCACAAGCAGGTTCCTCTGGGAACGGCCACCGTGTTCAAGTACCCCGCCGTCCCCGCCAAATCCAAACTTTCCCGCTCCCACGGCTCGTCCCCTGGCGGATCGCCAGCATTGAAGGGTTTCAGCTACCTGCACTCGCACTGTGGATCCACAGACCTCCGCACGTCGACCCAACCCGAGGACCACGGTCGGGCTCTGCTGCCTCCCAAGAAACGGACCCACATGAACCGTCTCGCCCTTTCTGATGGAGAACCTGACGAGGACGACGATGAGCCGGCTCCTCCATCGAGGAACGTTCCTTCCTACGCAACCTTGACCCGCAAGCCCGGACGCAGTCAGACCACCCGAATACGGTCCGGTCCAGAGAAGAGCGCCAACGTGGGCCGCAGTCAGTCCTTTGCCGTCCGAGCCCGGAAAAAAGgtcctcctcctccacctccaaAGAGACTAAGCTCCGTGAGCAGCACCACCAGCGGCGAGCTGAGTGACAGCAGCACGACGTCGTCCGGTGGCGTCGTTACCGACAGTCCCGGAAGCGTGAGGAGCATCGCCGCCGGTCTGGAAGGAAATCCTCAGGCCAAGAACTCTCCGGATTCCAAACACCAGCCCGTTCTGCAGGAGACGCTTCCCCCCGAGGACACGGAGAGCCCGGAGTTGAGGCACAGGCCGCAAAGCGAGCGCCTTCACGCACACGCCTGTCGCCGCGTTGACACAGACCGAGACCTAGAGCTCGGGTCGGATGCGGACCGCGAAGAATCCAAAGGTTGGTCGTCTCCTCACAATAGTTCCAGCGAGTGCATTCCCTTCGCCGAGGAAGGCAATCTGACCATCAAGCAGAGGCCCAAAGCTCCGGGACCCCCCAGAGCCGACGTCGTCCTAGAACCTCTGGACCAACCCTGCGCCAAGGACTCGGACGTCCCCGAGTTCAACCTCAAGGAGTCGGACACGGTCAAGCGTCGACACAAACCCAAAGACAAGGACGGAGACGCGCCGGCCGAGGTCCAGACTTTGTCCCAGGACCGGGAGGAGGACGTCTGCATGAGGGCGGGCGAGGGCGGTCCCCACAAAGCATTCCCCGTCAAACCTCAGCTGTCCCCAAAACCGCCGCTCGTCGCCCCAAAACCTGCACGCCAAAGTTTGCTGGCAGCACACAACGATTCAT CAGCTGGACCAAAGTCTCCAAGCGTGAACGTCAGCGTGGTCCAAAGTCTGGCCTTCCCCTCGCCGCCCAACACGCCCCCGGCGGCGAGCCCTCAAAGCCCCGCCCTGTCCGCCGCCAAGGGTCAGGCCCTGGGGGTTCAGGCTGTGAGCCAGCAGAGACTAGATGAGACCAGTACGTCTCTGGAAGCCGCCCTGAAGGCCGTGGAGAGAAAGTTGATCCTGGACGAGAGCGACGG AGGCAACACGGTGAGGTCGGCAGGAACCATCCTGGACGACATCGGGAACATGTTTGACGACCTGGCTGACCAGCTGGACGCCATGTTGGACTGA
- the LOC133652079 gene encoding caskin-2-like isoform X2 has translation MGKEQDLLQAVKSGDLQSAQKLLSKLRSSRSKLLGSTKRLNVNYQDSDGFSALHHAALTGTADLLVALLEAQASVDVKDSNGMRPLHYAAWQGKSESVLMLLRSGASVNGVSLDGHIPLHLAAQYGHYQVSEMLLQHQSNPCLVNKAKKTPLDLACEFGRVKVAQLLLSSNMVVALLEGERKEPTDSAFTTPLHLAARNGHKDIIVLLLKAGIDINTTTKSGTALHEASLYGKTEVVRLLLDAGVDVNIRNTYNQTALDIVNQFTTSHASREIKQLLRDATGVLQVRALKDFWNLHDPTALNIRAGDVITVLEQHVDGRWKGHIHDSQRGTDRVGFFPPSIVEVISRRGGSTLSRHASLPAQRQQLLSRAPPSSSFTADHSYTLSAPPTHLVLPLSNGLAAGASLSHLSQTGCPFQDIWVLRDTCHAGDRNSVGSTGSVGSTRSAGSGQSTGSNNAPNGVQHSAGHHDNSNKTAPSAGSDKRHLHSADAAQVCDPCAGGTPCRATVAVQQPAEQTFTQPFVRPQQLLDGKDAEAILEWLREFQLEQYTGNFISAGYDVPTISRMTPEDLTAIGVTKPGHRKKISMEINKLNIPDWLPEFVPSDLGEWLSAIGLPQYLKRLCENGYDSISIVKDLTWEDLQEIGITKLGHQKKLMLAVKKLCDIHRAAAQGTLRRKAPGTLQLLAIEPPDGGGECSSPRTPRMLTFQDSELSAELQSAMSSRYADCEDGPVFKNNVGLSESQDSMDIRSRGSGRSQEAPTASVTPHSWSQESLDGSPARDRNLPEGWDQRSLHKQVPLGTATVFKYPAVPAKSKLSRSHGSSPGGSPALKGFSYLHSHCGSTDLRTSTQPEDHGRALLPPKKRTHMNRLALSDGEPDEDDDEPAPPSRNVPSYATLTRKPGRSQTTRIRSGPEKSANVGRSQSFAVRARKKGPPPPPPKRLSSVSSTTSGELSDSSTTSSGGVVTDSPGSVRSIAAGLEGNPQAKNSPDSKHQPVLQETLPPEDTESPELRHRPQSERLHAHACRRVDTDRDLELGSDADREESKGWSSPHNSSSECIPFAEEGNLTIKQRPKAPGPPRADVVLEPLDQPCAKDSDVPEFNLKESDTVKRRHKPKDKDGDAPAEVQTLSQDREEDVCMRAGEGGPHKAFPVKPQLSPKPPLVAPKPARQSLLAAHNDSSGPKSPSVNVSVVQSLAFPSPPNTPPAASPQSPALSAAKGQALGVQAVSQQRLDETSTSLEAALKAVERKLILDESDGGNTVRSAGTILDDIGNMFDDLADQLDAMLD, from the exons CTTCTCTGCGCTGCACCACGCCGCTCTTACGGGGACCGCCGATCTGCTGGTGGCGCTGCTGGAAGCTCAGGCATCTGTGGACGTCAAAGACAGCAACG GAATGCGTCCTCTCCATTACGCAGCATGGCAGGGCAAATCTGAGTCGGTCCTGATGCTGCTGCGTTCAGGGGCGTCCGTCAACGGAGTCTCGCTAGACGGACACATCCCCCTGCACCTGGCCGCCCAATACGGACACTACCAAGTG TCGGAGATGCTCCTGCAACACCAGTCCAACCCATGTCTGGTCAACAAGGCTAAGAAGACCCCTTTGGACCTCGCCTGTGAGTTTGGAAGAGTCAag GTGGCCCAGCTGCTGCTGAGCAGCAACATGGTGGTGGCACTGTTGGAAGGCGAGAGGAAGGAACCCACCGACTCGGCCTTTACCACGCCGCTGCACCTCGCCGCTCGCAATGGACACAAAGACATAATTGT GCTCCTGCTGAAGGCGGGCATCGATATCAACACCACCACCAAGTCTGGCACCGCTCTGCACGAAGCTTCGCTGTACGGGAAGACCGAAGTTGTGCGGCTGCTCCTTGAC GCTGGCGTGGATGTGAACATCAGAAACACGTACAACCAGACGGCGCTGGACATCGTCAACCAGTTCACCACGTCCCACGCCAGCAGAGAAATCAAACAGCTGCTCAGAG ATGCCACAGGTGTTCTGCAGGTACGAGCTTTGAAAGACTTCTGGAACCTTCACGACCCCACCGCCCTGAACATCCGGGCCGGGGACGTGATCACG GTGTTGGAGCAGCACGTGGACGGGCGCTGGAAAGGTCACATCCACGACAGCCAGAGGGGGACGGACCGAGTAGGCTTCTTCCCGCCCTCCATTGTGGAGGTCATTAGCCGGCGAGGCG GGAGCACCCTGTCCCGGCACGCTTCACTACCCGCTCAGCGCCAGCAGCTGCTGTCCAGAGCCCCCCCGTCCAGCAGCTTCACGGCTGACCACTCCTACACGCTCTCCGCACCCCCCACCCACCTGGTTCTTCCGCTCAGCAACGGCTTGGCCGCAG GTGCGTCTCTGAGCCACCTGTCTCAAACCGGGTGTCCCTTCCAGGACATCTGGGTCCTCAGGGACACGTGTCACG CAGGAGACAGGAACAGCGTGGGAAGCACCGGGAGCGTGGGCAGCACTCGCAGCGCGGGAAGCGGGCAGAGCACGGGCAGCAACAACGCTCCCAACGGCGTCCAGCACTCTGCTGGTCACCATGACAACAGCAACAAG acagcgccctctgctggctcaGACAAGCGGCACCTTCATTCTGCAG ATGCCGCTCAGGTGTGTGACCCATGTGCAGGTGGCACCCCCTGCAGGGCCACAGTGGCGGTGCAACAACCTGCTGAGCAGACCTTCACCCAGCCGTTTGTTCGCCCTCAGCAGCTGCTGGATGGAAAG GATGCCGAGGCCATCTTGGAGTGGCTCAGGGAGTTCCAGTTGGAGCAGTACACGGGGAACTTCATCAGTGCCGGCTACGACGTGCCCACCATCAGCAGGATGACGCCCGAG GACCTGACCGCCATTGGTGTCACCAAACCTGGACATCGCAAGAAGATCTCCATGGAGATCAACAAGCTCaacattccagactggctgccaGAGTTTGTGCCA TCAGACCTTGGCGAGTGGCTGAGTGCCATCGGCCTCCCTCAGTACCTGAAAAGACTTTGTGAAAACGGCTACGACAGCATCAGCATCGTCAAAGACCTGACGTGGGAAGACCTACAGGAGATCGGCATCACCAAGCTGG GTCACCAGAAGAAGCTGATGCTGGCGGTGAAGAAGCTGTGTGACATCCACAGGGCGGCCGCCCAAGGCACGTTGCGACGTAAAGCCCCCGGAACGCTACAGCTGCTCGCCATCGAGCCACCGGATGGCGGCGGGGAATGCTCGTCCCCGCGCACCCCCAGGATGTTGACCTTCCAGGACAGCGAGCTGAGTGCAGAGCTGCAGTCGGCCATGTCGAGCCGCTACGCCGACTGCGAAGACGGCCCGGTCTTCAAGAACAATGTGGGCTTGTCCGAGAGCCAGGACAGCATGGACATCAGATCCAGAGGCTCTGGACGCTCCCAGGAAGCACCCACCGCCTCCGTCACCCCCCACAGCTGGTCCCAGGAGAGCCTGGACGGCAGCCCCGCCAGGGACAGGAACCTCCCTGAGGGCTGGGACCAGAGGTCCCTCCACAAGCAGGTTCCTCTGGGAACGGCCACCGTGTTCAAGTACCCCGCCGTCCCCGCCAAATCCAAACTTTCCCGCTCCCACGGCTCGTCCCCTGGCGGATCGCCAGCATTGAAGGGTTTCAGCTACCTGCACTCGCACTGTGGATCCACAGACCTCCGCACGTCGACCCAACCCGAGGACCACGGTCGGGCTCTGCTGCCTCCCAAGAAACGGACCCACATGAACCGTCTCGCCCTTTCTGATGGAGAACCTGACGAGGACGACGATGAGCCGGCTCCTCCATCGAGGAACGTTCCTTCCTACGCAACCTTGACCCGCAAGCCCGGACGCAGTCAGACCACCCGAATACGGTCCGGTCCAGAGAAGAGCGCCAACGTGGGCCGCAGTCAGTCCTTTGCCGTCCGAGCCCGGAAAAAAGgtcctcctcctccacctccaaAGAGACTAAGCTCCGTGAGCAGCACCACCAGCGGCGAGCTGAGTGACAGCAGCACGACGTCGTCCGGTGGCGTCGTTACCGACAGTCCCGGAAGCGTGAGGAGCATCGCCGCCGGTCTGGAAGGAAATCCTCAGGCCAAGAACTCTCCGGATTCCAAACACCAGCCCGTTCTGCAGGAGACGCTTCCCCCCGAGGACACGGAGAGCCCGGAGTTGAGGCACAGGCCGCAAAGCGAGCGCCTTCACGCACACGCCTGTCGCCGCGTTGACACAGACCGAGACCTAGAGCTCGGGTCGGATGCGGACCGCGAAGAATCCAAAGGTTGGTCGTCTCCTCACAATAGTTCCAGCGAGTGCATTCCCTTCGCCGAGGAAGGCAATCTGACCATCAAGCAGAGGCCCAAAGCTCCGGGACCCCCCAGAGCCGACGTCGTCCTAGAACCTCTGGACCAACCCTGCGCCAAGGACTCGGACGTCCCCGAGTTCAACCTCAAGGAGTCGGACACGGTCAAGCGTCGACACAAACCCAAAGACAAGGACGGAGACGCGCCGGCCGAGGTCCAGACTTTGTCCCAGGACCGGGAGGAGGACGTCTGCATGAGGGCGGGCGAGGGCGGTCCCCACAAAGCATTCCCCGTCAAACCTCAGCTGTCCCCAAAACCGCCGCTCGTCGCCCCAAAACCTGCACGCCAAAGTTTGCTGGCAGCACACAACGATTCAT CTGGACCAAAGTCTCCAAGCGTGAACGTCAGCGTGGTCCAAAGTCTGGCCTTCCCCTCGCCGCCCAACACGCCCCCGGCGGCGAGCCCTCAAAGCCCCGCCCTGTCCGCCGCCAAGGGTCAGGCCCTGGGGGTTCAGGCTGTGAGCCAGCAGAGACTAGATGAGACCAGTACGTCTCTGGAAGCCGCCCTGAAGGCCGTGGAGAGAAAGTTGATCCTGGACGAGAGCGACGG AGGCAACACGGTGAGGTCGGCAGGAACCATCCTGGACGACATCGGGAACATGTTTGACGACCTGGCTGACCAGCTGGACGCCATGTTGGACTGA